The Lolium rigidum isolate FL_2022 unplaced genomic scaffold, APGP_CSIRO_Lrig_0.1 contig_15694_1, whole genome shotgun sequence genome has a window encoding:
- the LOC124680403 gene encoding F-box protein SKIP8-like, whose translation MDAFPALIAAGATAVCCLVCAIWAFRPPSPNKHQSALTPTCCSCRDKATAASANGEMAIGGDEMNKTPAPAPAATGASMMEQLVPEITTHALSYLDCTSLCHLSMTNSAMRRAANDDGAWKALYHKDFTVEQGNITPPNGWKAYYAATKAIMNVNAEFYNIIREGSLPAMSHFWLNADYVKCINASGELFTGYNAVMNSWALLFNWGQDGGQGTDFQLRDVRARVLSDVAWVNMKVHVDGEPGPLHATNVYEFRNDRWYMVHHHSSVMVDPAPHNLFG comes from the exons ATGGACGCTTTCCCGGCCCTGATCGCCGCCGGGGCCACCGCCGTCTGCTGCCTCGTCTGCGCCATCTGGGCCTTCCGCCCCCCTTCCCCTAACAAGCACCAATCCGCTCTTACCCCGACCTGCTGCTCCTGCCGCGACAAGGCCACTGCCGCCAGCGCCAACGGCGAGATGGCCATCGGTGGGGACGAGATGAACAAGACGCCGGCGCCTGCTCCCGCGGCCACGGGCGCCTCCATGATGGAGCAGCTCGTGCCCGAGATCACGACCCACGCTCTCAGCTACCTCGACTGCACCAGTCTCTGCCACCTCTCCATGACCAACTCAGCCATGCGCCGCGCCGCCAACGACGATGGGGCTTGGAAGGCGCTCTACCACAAG GATTTTACAGTCGAGCAGGGTAATATAACTCCACCTAACGGTTGGAAGGCATACTACGCAGCTACGAAAGCCATCATGAATGTGAATGCTGAGTTCTATAATATCATCAGGGAAGGGTCCTTGCCAGCAATGAGTCACTTCTGGCTTAACGCAGACTATGTAAAGTGCATAAATGCTAGTGGAGAACTTTTTACAGG ATACAACGCAGTGATGAACAGCTGGGCCCTGTTATTCAACTGGGGCCAAGATGGTGGGCAGGGCACTGATTTTCAGTTACGAGATGTCAGAGCTCGTGTACTTTCTGATGTAGCTTGGGTCAACATGAAGGTGCATGTTGATGGTGAACCGGGGCCTCTCCATGCGACCAATGTATATGAGTTCCGTAACGACAGGTGGTATATGGTTCATCACCATAGCTCAGTCATGGTGGACCCAGCACCACATAATCTGTTTGGCTGA